A DNA window from Mariprofundus aestuarium contains the following coding sequences:
- a CDS encoding class I SAM-dependent methyltransferase has translation MSAIELLYRAALGTPATRTLIINAQAHELLTALNEQAQLELWQQFKPGYDALKGMGMAVSPALPSAGTPYDLILLLPAKNKQQTLAWMATAMQQLTDQGRLLVACANNHGAKSYEDALKKLAGKISSSSKSKCRIFSARKTAALDGHLATQWLNAGKQQRVESHGLISQPGLFSWDRPDRGSLLLLEQLPELSGTGVDLCCGYGLLSEKILRSSKQVDRLHLVEADHLALDCAAMNCTAWSDKTEYHWLDAASQPLPENMAWIACNPPFHTGQDRDIDLGQQIIINACRALKPGGLLYLVANRKLPYEAVLQSGLKTSQTLIEAEGFKVIRGIR, from the coding sequence ATGTCAGCCATTGAACTTTTATATCGTGCCGCACTCGGGACTCCCGCGACACGCACCCTGATCATCAACGCGCAGGCCCATGAGCTATTAACAGCGTTGAATGAACAGGCCCAACTTGAACTCTGGCAGCAGTTCAAACCCGGATATGATGCCCTTAAAGGCATGGGTATGGCTGTCTCTCCCGCATTGCCTTCTGCTGGCACTCCATACGATTTGATCCTGCTGTTACCTGCAAAAAACAAACAGCAGACACTTGCATGGATGGCGACAGCGATGCAGCAGCTTACTGATCAAGGGCGGCTACTGGTTGCCTGCGCCAATAATCATGGCGCAAAAAGTTATGAGGATGCCCTGAAAAAGCTGGCAGGAAAAATAAGCTCATCCTCCAAGTCCAAGTGTCGTATTTTTTCCGCCCGAAAAACAGCTGCATTAGATGGTCACCTGGCCACACAGTGGTTGAATGCTGGCAAGCAACAGCGCGTCGAGTCACACGGGCTGATTTCACAGCCAGGCCTGTTCAGCTGGGATCGGCCGGACCGGGGCTCACTGCTACTGCTGGAACAACTACCCGAACTTTCCGGCACCGGTGTGGATCTATGCTGTGGCTACGGACTGCTGAGCGAGAAGATCCTTCGCTCTTCCAAACAGGTTGATCGTCTGCATCTGGTTGAGGCAGACCATCTGGCACTCGATTGCGCCGCGATGAACTGCACAGCCTGGTCAGATAAAACAGAATACCACTGGCTGGATGCTGCCAGCCAACCGTTGCCCGAAAATATGGCGTGGATCGCCTGCAACCCGCCCTTTCATACCGGTCAGGATCGCGATATTGATCTTGGCCAGCAGATCATTATCAACGCCTGTCGCGCCCTGAAACCGGGCGGTCTGCTTTACCTGGTAGCCAACCGTAAGCTGCCGTACGAGGCTGTACTGCAATCGGGCCTGAAAACATCCCAAACACTGATTGAAGCTGAAGGCTTCAAGGTGATAAGAGGAATTCGATGA
- the dapF gene encoding diaminopimelate epimerase: protein MQAQGNDFIVLNGLTTEIPTLTTEFVRRITERRYGIGCDQLLVLEKSETADAAMRIFNSDGSEAANCGNGLRCVGHLLMKQLGKEYVSIALADRNAYAETTINGICVDMGAATVTDSTESHVDINIGNKHRVFFEAIEAFPTDRNVEIVTGQIASHVYIDIIERGAGHTLACGSGACATAAAIWSTEGEVRPLTIEMPGGTVTVSGCPKNIKLEGPVSQTFEGLFLL, encoded by the coding sequence ATGCAGGCACAGGGCAACGACTTTATCGTGCTTAACGGCCTGACCACAGAGATCCCAACCCTGACCACAGAGTTTGTACGCCGCATTACCGAGCGCCGCTACGGCATTGGCTGTGATCAGCTGCTGGTGCTTGAAAAATCTGAGACTGCTGATGCCGCCATGCGCATCTTCAACAGTGATGGAAGCGAAGCTGCCAACTGCGGCAATGGCCTGCGTTGCGTGGGTCACCTGCTCATGAAGCAGCTAGGAAAAGAGTATGTCTCCATTGCTCTAGCTGACCGCAATGCTTATGCAGAAACTACCATTAATGGCATCTGCGTAGACATGGGAGCGGCTACCGTTACCGATTCCACAGAGTCACATGTCGATATCAATATCGGCAATAAACATCGCGTTTTCTTTGAAGCCATTGAAGCGTTCCCTACTGACCGTAATGTTGAGATTGTTACCGGCCAGATTGCCAGCCATGTCTATATCGACATTATTGAGCGAGGTGCAGGTCACACACTTGCATGCGGGAGTGGTGCCTGTGCCACTGCCGCTGCGATTTGGTCTACTGAAGGTGAGGTTCGCCCGCTGACCATTGAGATGCCCGGCGGCACGGTCACTGTTTCCGGCTGCCCGAAAAACATCAAATTGGAAGGTCCTGTATCACAAACTTTCGAAGGCCTATTTTTACTGTAA
- the queF gene encoding preQ(1) synthase translates to MTEKLGTVINKPTRYLETFENPNPERDYHVRIDSPEFTCLCPKTGQPDFAEIKLDYIPDQSCVELKSLKFYYWSFRDEGHFHEKVTNMIANDLIELLDPRYIKVQAIFNVRGGVYTTVEVEHRK, encoded by the coding sequence ATGACTGAGAAACTTGGCACCGTAATCAACAAGCCGACCCGGTATCTGGAAACATTTGAAAACCCAAATCCGGAGCGCGACTACCATGTCCGCATCGATTCACCTGAGTTCACCTGTCTCTGTCCTAAAACCGGCCAGCCAGACTTCGCTGAGATCAAGCTTGATTACATTCCAGATCAGTCCTGCGTGGAGCTGAAATCGTTGAAGTTCTACTACTGGAGCTTCCGGGATGAGGGCCACTTCCATGAGAAGGTGACCAACATGATCGCCAATGACCTGATTGAACTGCTCGACCCGCGTTACATCAAGGTTCAGGCCATATTCAACGTACGCGGAGGTGTTTACACCACGGTTGAAGTCGAGCACCGCAAGTGA
- the dapE gene encoding succinyl-diaminopimelate desuccinylase — protein sequence MSEIATNIAVKLIQRESITPDDGGCQNYIKTLLAPLGFVRTAVDAGGITNSIYSRQGELKGTLAFAGHTDVVPTGPVEKWAHAPFSGEIIDGILHGRGAQDMKGGIACWIAAVGKLCSEYTPLPTIQLLITSDEEGDSIDGTIRIIEHMQANGTLPDAAIVGEPSSFKHVGDTIRRGRRGVVQVKVTFHGKQGHSAYPQDADNAIHHAAPALARIAEINWGEPTEGFPPTSCQITNVNGGTGATNVIPGHCEALIDIRYNPGNNFDGIKSALEAACAGCDVTLEFDHSATAFSTADGPFLELVCNSIKSITGIKTVRDTGGGTSDGRFLAAAGVPVVELGTTNSTIHQVGECVAVRELATLTAIYTDIIENFEV from the coding sequence ATGTCTGAAATCGCTACAAATATTGCTGTAAAACTGATTCAACGTGAATCTATTACGCCGGATGATGGCGGTTGCCAGAACTACATTAAAACGCTGCTGGCTCCACTCGGTTTCGTCCGTACCGCTGTAGATGCCGGAGGCATCACCAACAGCATCTACTCCCGCCAGGGAGAGCTGAAAGGTACGCTGGCATTTGCTGGGCATACCGACGTGGTGCCAACCGGCCCTGTTGAGAAGTGGGCACATGCTCCATTCTCCGGTGAGATTATCGATGGCATTTTGCACGGGCGCGGCGCGCAGGATATGAAGGGCGGTATCGCCTGCTGGATTGCAGCAGTCGGCAAGCTCTGCAGTGAATACACCCCGCTGCCAACCATTCAGCTGTTGATCACCTCCGATGAGGAGGGTGACTCGATCGACGGAACCATCCGCATTATCGAGCATATGCAGGCAAACGGAACACTCCCCGATGCCGCAATCGTCGGTGAGCCATCCAGCTTTAAACATGTCGGTGACACAATCCGGCGCGGTCGTCGCGGCGTGGTACAGGTCAAAGTCACATTCCACGGCAAGCAGGGGCATTCAGCCTACCCACAGGATGCCGATAATGCCATTCATCATGCGGCTCCCGCACTGGCCAGGATTGCAGAGATCAACTGGGGTGAACCGACAGAGGGATTCCCGCCGACCAGTTGCCAGATCACCAATGTGAACGGTGGCACAGGTGCTACCAACGTGATCCCCGGACACTGCGAAGCACTGATCGATATCCGTTATAACCCAGGAAACAATTTTGACGGCATCAAGAGTGCGCTAGAGGCCGCCTGCGCGGGGTGCGATGTAACACTGGAGTTCGACCACTCTGCCACTGCCTTTTCGACAGCCGACGGCCCCTTTCTGGAGCTGGTCTGCAACAGCATTAAAAGCATAACCGGCATCAAAACGGTGCGCGACACAGGTGGCGGCACCTCCGATGGCCGTTTCCTTGCTGCAGCGGGTGTACCTGTAGTGGAGCTTGGTACGACTAACAGCACCATCCATCAGGTGGGTGAATGTGTCGCCGTGCGTGAACTGGCAACGCTGACTGCGATCTACACCGATATTATTGAAAATTTTGAGGTTTAA
- a CDS encoding YgfZ/GcvT domain-containing protein, producing the protein MTTTLPRLSAATAERLLQSSVVAPRSRWAVLKASGPTVRDYLQGQVTQDLEKLTPGQGIHACLLTPQGKAASELYILEGNRDELILLTPGSHAVATVSRLRQFALGHEIRIGVVDDLAICSIQGANAAATINDFDLPEPENGWLACSRKSSEDTFALVMPESPRGFWIISSREKIDKALGSYEPVNEDEFEAMRIIRGFPDFGTEWDESMHPLNANLIEFNGVSFEKGCYVGQEVTARMNWRGGIKKKLYRVSIDGRPDSFPCPIQSTVKIGELKSAAIDHENCCFGIALLPIEVAEAGAPLSLENDVTVTILEACHA; encoded by the coding sequence ATGACAACAACCCTTCCCCGCTTATCCGCAGCCACTGCAGAGCGACTGCTACAATCATCCGTGGTTGCTCCGCGCAGTCGCTGGGCAGTTTTGAAAGCTTCGGGCCCTACCGTGCGCGATTACCTGCAGGGGCAGGTCACACAGGATTTAGAGAAGCTTACGCCAGGTCAGGGCATCCACGCCTGCCTGCTCACCCCGCAGGGTAAAGCGGCCTCTGAGCTATATATATTAGAAGGCAACCGTGACGAACTAATACTTCTTACCCCTGGCTCGCATGCTGTCGCTACTGTCTCTCGCCTGCGCCAGTTCGCGCTCGGCCACGAAATTCGCATCGGCGTGGTCGATGACCTCGCCATATGCTCGATACAGGGTGCTAATGCCGCAGCAACAATAAATGATTTCGATCTGCCGGAACCGGAAAATGGGTGGCTAGCATGCAGCCGCAAGAGTTCCGAAGACACCTTTGCGCTGGTGATGCCTGAGAGCCCGCGTGGCTTCTGGATCATCAGTAGCAGAGAGAAAATAGATAAGGCTCTCGGCAGTTACGAACCGGTAAATGAAGATGAGTTTGAAGCGATGCGCATTATCCGTGGCTTTCCCGATTTCGGCACCGAATGGGATGAAAGCATGCACCCGCTGAATGCCAACCTAATTGAATTCAATGGCGTATCCTTTGAAAAAGGGTGTTATGTCGGTCAGGAGGTCACCGCCCGCATGAACTGGCGTGGTGGCATCAAGAAGAAGCTCTATCGTGTATCTATCGACGGCCGACCAGATTCGTTCCCCTGCCCGATTCAATCAACAGTAAAGATTGGCGAACTGAAATCCGCAGCCATTGATCATGAGAATTGCTGCTTCGGCATCGCTCTCCTGCCAATCGAGGTTGCCGAAGCAGGCGCCCCCCTTTCACTGGAAAATGACGTTACCGTAACAATTCTGGAGGCGTGCCATGCCTGA